Proteins from one Ornithobacterium rhinotracheale genomic window:
- a CDS encoding DNA adenine methylase, whose product MFYSPLRYPGGKNKLSAFIAKICIDNNINGHYVEPYSGGASVALFLLIEGYVKQVTINDKDRSIYAFWYCVLNKTKQLCEKIENAQLDIDEWRKQKKIQLKKDEANLLDLGFSTFYLNRTNRSGIINAGVIGGVEQKGNYLMDCRFNKLELIKRIKLIAKYKKNIRLYNKDANELIDIIQEEANKDNIIFYFDPPYYLKASTLYMNHYEDKNHKLVSDKIKSIRNIKWIVSYDNVSEIKKLYSDCSTKEFSFKHTAYQSRVGKEVLFFSNNIIQPEIKDYDPLRFKKAKETLDIIYKKTV is encoded by the coding sequence ATGTTTTATTCACCATTGAGATACCCAGGCGGAAAAAATAAACTTTCTGCATTTATTGCAAAAATTTGTATTGATAATAATATAAATGGTCATTATGTAGAACCATACTCAGGTGGGGCTTCTGTTGCTTTATTTTTATTAATCGAAGGTTATGTAAAGCAAGTTACGATTAATGACAAAGATAGGTCTATCTATGCTTTTTGGTATTGTGTATTGAATAAAACAAAACAACTATGTGAAAAAATTGAAAATGCTCAATTGGATATAGACGAATGGCGAAAGCAAAAAAAAATTCAGTTAAAAAAAGATGAAGCAAATTTACTTGATTTAGGTTTCTCTACATTCTATCTTAACAGAACTAATCGTTCAGGAATAATAAATGCGGGTGTAATAGGTGGGGTTGAGCAAAAAGGCAATTATCTTATGGATTGTAGATTTAATAAATTAGAACTTATCAAAAGAATAAAACTTATTGCCAAATATAAAAAAAATATAAGACTCTATAATAAAGATGCTAATGAGTTAATTGATATAATACAAGAAGAGGCAAATAAAGATAACATAATATTTTATTTTGATCCACCATATTATTTAAAGGCTAGTACACTCTATATGAATCATTATGAAGATAAAAATCACAAACTAGTAAGTGATAAAATAAAATCTATAAGAAATATAAAATGGATTGTTTCTTATGATAATGTTTCTGAAATAAAAAAGTTATATTCTGATTGTTCTACCAAAGAGTTTTCATTCAAACATACAGCTTATCAAAGTCGAGTAGGAAAAGAGGTATTATTCTTCAGTAATAACATAATTCAACCAGAGATAAAAGATTATGATCCTCTTAGATTTAAAAAAGCTAAAGAAACACTTGATATTATTTACAAAAAAACGGTATGA
- a CDS encoding ParB N-terminal domain-containing protein — MYIDYSSWETFEYSLKTLQLDLNNPRIKHRDTALNQTQILKFLINNENVYELAKKISEEGYFIGEEPIICIENNKKIVLEGNRRTAALKLLQEPEKYLPAAKAKTLRDNIIRNNFPVNKKLKCYIAPNRLLANPIIYTRLISSLLI, encoded by the coding sequence ATGTATATAGATTATTCTTCTTGGGAAACATTTGAATATAGCTTAAAAACTTTACAATTAGATTTAAATAATCCTAGAATAAAACATAGAGATACTGCGTTAAATCAAACTCAAATATTAAAATTTTTGATTAATAATGAGAATGTCTATGAGTTAGCTAAAAAAATATCAGAAGAAGGGTATTTTATTGGTGAAGAGCCTATTATATGTATTGAAAATAATAAAAAAATAGTTCTCGAAGGTAATAGGCGAACAGCGGCATTAAAGTTATTACAGGAACCTGAGAAATATCTTCCAGCAGCTAAGGCAAAAACATTACGTGATAATATTATTCGTAATAATTTTCCTGTAAATAAAAAATTAAAATGTTACATAGCGCCTAATCGTTTATTGGCAAATCCGATAATTTACACTAGGCTGATTTCGAGTTTACTAATTTAG
- a CDS encoding DUF445 domain-containing protein: MNSQIPTSTQDRERQKKKELRKYQGIALGALILMFIVYVISFWAENMQHSAWAGLFRAFSEAAMVGALADWFAVTALFYHPMGVRIPHTNLINHNKDKIGKNLGDFVVNEFLTEEKIDEQLQKINFSKHLADWLEKDENQNNIVEQVMGVGGSILNKLNDQEVVNFITSQAQQMAGKIQLNRLVGDGMHYLIEKQEHQKLVTHISDLLEQYIMQNQDIVRDRVRKESYSIIPSFVDDAIADKITRGLSKYFQEIKTNPKHPIRSEIDMQLFHFANDMQESDRWRERLDHVRDHFLEEENLKQYAQDLWLNIKFSFQKEIDKPDSAFKLYLKNQLKILARVLRANTPAVKAKIAMITDELADRIKQNREGFSKFISETVEKWEGKELSQKLELEVGKDLQFIRLNGTVIGGFVGLLIYLITHFGLIPLFS; encoded by the coding sequence ATGAATTCCCAAATACCAACAAGCACCCAAGATCGCGAACGACAAAAGAAAAAAGAATTACGAAAATATCAGGGCATCGCGCTCGGCGCACTCATTTTGATGTTTATCGTATATGTCATCAGTTTCTGGGCAGAAAACATGCAGCACAGCGCATGGGCAGGGTTGTTCCGAGCCTTTTCAGAAGCAGCTATGGTGGGGGCTTTGGCCGATTGGTTTGCCGTGACGGCGTTGTTTTACCATCCCATGGGAGTACGAATTCCGCACACCAATTTGATTAATCATAACAAAGATAAAATCGGAAAAAACTTAGGCGATTTTGTGGTAAATGAATTTTTGACCGAAGAAAAAATCGACGAACAATTACAAAAAATCAATTTTTCTAAACATCTCGCCGATTGGCTCGAAAAAGATGAAAATCAGAATAATATCGTAGAGCAAGTAATGGGCGTGGGCGGTAGTATTTTAAACAAACTAAACGACCAAGAAGTGGTAAACTTCATCACAAGCCAAGCCCAACAAATGGCGGGTAAGATTCAGCTCAATCGACTGGTGGGCGACGGGATGCATTATTTAATCGAAAAGCAAGAACACCAAAAGCTAGTTACCCACATTTCTGATTTGCTTGAGCAGTACATCATGCAAAATCAGGACATTGTGCGGGATCGCGTGCGCAAGGAAAGTTACAGCATTATTCCAAGTTTTGTAGACGATGCCATTGCCGATAAAATCACGCGTGGCTTGTCCAAATATTTTCAAGAAATCAAAACCAATCCTAAGCACCCAATTCGTTCTGAAATCGATATGCAGCTCTTCCATTTTGCTAATGACATGCAGGAATCAGACCGATGGAGAGAAAGGCTCGACCATGTGCGAGATCACTTTTTAGAAGAAGAAAATTTAAAACAATATGCCCAAGATTTATGGCTAAACATAAAATTCAGCTTTCAAAAAGAAATCGATAAGCCAGATTCTGCGTTTAAACTTTATTTAAAAAATCAATTAAAGATTTTGGCAAGAGTACTGCGAGCCAATACGCCTGCCGTGAAAGCCAAAATTGCAATGATTACCGATGAATTAGCCGACAGAATTAAGCAAAATCGTGAAGGTTTTTCCAAATTCATCAGCGAAACCGTGGAGAAATGGGAAGGCAAAGAACTCAGCCAGAAACTAGAGCTCGAAGTCGGTAAAGATCTGCAATTCATCCGCCTAAACGGAACCGTAATTGGTGGATTTGTAGGCTTATTAATCTACTTGATAACACATTTTGGATTGATTCCATTGTTTAGCTAG
- a CDS encoding metallophosphoesterase, with product MFKYVILLFLVLIECYSFQAFRIYTKNNTFLYAYIIVNTLIYSAMIYFLFSGIKNFATPAFKKLIILFTLFIVPKMLIAIGMMIEDVFRLVGYLFQAKDGGTMPSRRKAVSLIALGVASVAFMGVLDGILFGRYRFRVIRKKVKIKDLPEEFEGFTITQLSDIHSGSFDDIDKVNYGVQLANEQKSDILVFTGDMVNNHYSEFVPYQKIFSQLKAEDGMFAVLGNHDYGDYGNLTPAEKKESIAKIQQMQREIGFTVLNNEMKTIERNGKRLNIIGVENWGSSPYFPRKGDIRKASVDAKEGDINILLSHDPSHFDHDIPDYDNIVDFEKFMHLTLSGHTHGMQFGIEIPGLIKWSPVQYRYHHWAGLYENKGRQHYVNRGFGYLAFPGRVGEWPEITVLELTRA from the coding sequence ATGTTTAAATATGTAATCCTTCTTTTTTTAGTCTTGATCGAGTGTTATTCGTTTCAAGCATTTAGAATTTATACCAAAAACAATACATTTCTCTACGCTTATATCATTGTAAATACCTTGATATACTCTGCAATGATTTATTTCCTATTCAGCGGAATCAAGAATTTTGCAACTCCTGCGTTTAAGAAATTAATTATTCTTTTCACCTTATTTATTGTACCCAAAATGCTCATCGCCATCGGGATGATGATTGAAGATGTATTCCGTTTGGTAGGCTATTTATTTCAAGCCAAAGACGGGGGCACGATGCCAAGCCGTAGAAAAGCCGTTTCGCTCATTGCTTTGGGCGTAGCTTCGGTGGCTTTTATGGGTGTTTTAGACGGAATTCTGTTTGGAAGATATCGTTTTCGAGTGATTCGTAAAAAGGTTAAAATTAAAGATTTACCCGAAGAATTTGAAGGATTTACCATTACCCAACTTTCAGACATTCATAGTGGGAGTTTTGATGATATAGACAAAGTAAATTACGGCGTTCAGTTAGCTAATGAGCAAAAATCTGATATTTTGGTTTTTACCGGTGATATGGTAAATAATCATTACAGCGAGTTTGTACCCTACCAAAAGATATTTTCGCAATTAAAGGCCGAAGACGGAATGTTTGCCGTGCTCGGGAATCACGATTATGGAGATTATGGAAATTTGACACCGGCCGAGAAAAAAGAAAGTATTGCCAAAATCCAACAAATGCAGCGTGAAATAGGATTTACGGTGCTAAACAACGAAATGAAAACCATTGAGCGAAATGGTAAAAGGCTCAATATTATAGGCGTAGAAAACTGGGGAAGCTCGCCATATTTCCCGCGCAAAGGAGACATCCGCAAGGCAAGTGTAGATGCAAAAGAGGGAGACATCAATATCCTACTTTCTCATGATCCCTCGCATTTTGACCACGATATTCCAGACTATGACAATATTGTGGATTTTGAAAAATTCATGCATTTAACCCTTTCTGGTCACACCCACGGAATGCAGTTTGGAATAGAAATTCCAGGGTTGATAAAATGGAGCCCCGTGCAGTATCGCTATCATCATTGGGCGGGATTGTACGAAAACAAAGGCAGACAGCATTATGTAAACCGCGGGTTTGGTTATTTAGCATTTCCAGGTCGTGTAGGCGAGTGGCCAGAAATTACAGTTTTAGAGCTTACGAGAGCTTAA
- a CDS encoding 3-oxoacyl-ACP synthase III family protein: protein MLNAIIKGSGHYLPENIVKNSDFLSHEFYDEKGERILKSNEETIQKFKEITEIEERRYANSEMKNSEMASIAGKRALEDANLDKEQLDYIIVASNYGDIEKTSQAADFMPSMSTRVKHLLGIKNLKCRPYDMIFGCPGWIEAMIVATQFIQAGLAKNILVIGSDMVSRAIDPHDRTALIFSDGAGAVVLSAEESDEPKGVLGYGTYNYAQDEISYLTSGPSLKAGCTDHAKSVSMKGRKVYEFALRNVPQAIKDVIDASGSDISEVKKVLLHQANAKMDHAMVARLFKLYRAEAPEDVAPMTVQKFGNSSVATVPTMFDLIQKKELGTHEFKSNDKIIFASVGAGMNINAIIYKMP, encoded by the coding sequence AAAATATCGTGAAAAATTCAGATTTTTTGTCACATGAATTTTATGATGAAAAAGGCGAAAGAATACTTAAATCTAACGAAGAAACAATTCAGAAATTCAAAGAAATTACCGAAATCGAAGAGCGTAGGTATGCAAATTCTGAAATGAAAAATTCTGAGATGGCAAGCATTGCGGGAAAACGCGCTTTGGAAGATGCAAATTTGGACAAAGAACAATTAGACTACATCATCGTGGCTTCAAACTATGGCGATATCGAGAAAACTTCTCAAGCCGCTGATTTTATGCCAAGTATGTCTACCCGTGTGAAACATTTATTAGGCATTAAAAATCTAAAATGTCGTCCGTATGATATGATTTTCGGGTGTCCTGGCTGGATTGAGGCTATGATTGTGGCAACACAATTTATTCAAGCTGGATTGGCAAAAAACATTTTGGTAATCGGTAGCGACATGGTTTCGAGAGCCATAGACCCGCATGACCGTACAGCTTTGATTTTTAGCGATGGCGCAGGAGCCGTAGTATTGTCTGCCGAAGAAAGTGATGAGCCAAAAGGTGTTTTGGGCTATGGAACTTATAATTATGCACAAGACGAAATTTCTTATTTAACGAGCGGTCCTTCGCTTAAAGCTGGTTGCACAGATCACGCCAAAAGTGTGAGCATGAAAGGTAGAAAAGTGTACGAATTCGCTTTAAGAAATGTACCACAAGCCATAAAAGATGTGATTGATGCTTCGGGCAGCGACATCAGCGAAGTCAAAAAAGTATTGTTGCACCAAGCCAATGCCAAAATGGATCATGCTATGGTAGCAAGACTTTTCAAATTATACCGAGCCGAAGCTCCAGAAGATGTGGCGCCTATGACGGTGCAAAAATTCGGAAACTCATCGGTAGCAACGGTGCCTACGATGTTTGATTTAATTCAGAAAAAGGAACTCGGAACACACGAATTTAAATCAAATGACAAAATAATTTTTGCGAGCGTGGGGGCAGGAATGAATATCAATGCAATCATCTATAAAATGCCATAA